One window of the Chloroflexota bacterium genome contains the following:
- a CDS encoding DinB family protein yields MPHPLVLQLRFTRSEFRRALKGLSDDEARQRFLPMNCISWNIGHLAWQEQRYFVFYGQGKLLLPEMNELFAYGAPASTPALAETWKAWNKITKAADVFLDSLTTEKMLERVIKNGKPSRYLFGSLVQRTIYHYWYHIGESMAIRQNLGHTRLPQFVGNLDGQAPYAPEPLASRRKAK; encoded by the coding sequence ATGCCCCACCCACTCGTACTTCAACTGCGCTTTACGCGGAGCGAATTCAGACGCGCGCTCAAAGGTCTGAGCGATGACGAGGCGCGTCAACGATTCTTGCCGATGAACTGCATCAGTTGGAACATCGGACACCTGGCTTGGCAAGAGCAGAGATACTTTGTGTTTTACGGACAAGGTAAACTGCTTCTGCCGGAGATGAACGAGTTGTTCGCGTACGGCGCGCCGGCAAGCACGCCCGCGCTCGCCGAAACATGGAAAGCGTGGAACAAGATCACCAAAGCGGCGGATGTCTTTCTCGATTCGCTCACGACCGAGAAGATGTTGGAGCGGGTGATCAAGAATGGCAAGCCCAGCCGGTATCTTTTCGGATCGCTCGTGCAACGAACGATCTATCACTACTGGTATCACATCGGCGAGAGCATGGCGATTCGCCAAAACCTGGGACACACGCGCCTGCCGCAATTCGTCGGGAACCTGGATGGTCAAGCGCCCTACGCGCCGGAACCGCTTGCATCGCGCAGGAAAGCGAAATGA